Proteins found in one Octopus sinensis unplaced genomic scaffold, ASM634580v1 Contig14915, whole genome shotgun sequence genomic segment:
- the LOC118761540 gene encoding uncharacterized protein LOC118761540, whose translation MYLVGSVSSREYYGIRINPSVTGIPEEDKLNKMSNIRSRIECFSFCMTNSKCGMIIYSGSERVCILRKIKQLPGAPSFIDIPPNSIYTMLQAPECPTSDSYTYQPEFRLCYQINSNKMSWNNAADDCNEKRGQLIHIRNLEVMLYLQEKLKQWPDVSFHFGLCRDIDKYLLVWQNGEALTFGFWQKNRPDNYGGDQHCGVLTHY comes from the exons ATGTACTTGGTGGGTAGCGTGAGTTCCAGAGAATATTATGGGATTCGTATTAATCCTTCTGTAACTGGCATTCCAGAAGAAGACAAATTGAATAAGATGTCAAACATCCGATCACGTATTGAGTGCTTTTCTTTCTGTATGACAAATTCCAAATGTGGTATGATTATTTACAGCGGTTCCGAGAGAGTATGTATCCTACGTAAAATCAAGCAACTACCTGGTGCCCCATCATTTATCGACATTCCTCCAAACAGTATTTACACCATGCTTCAAGCCC CTGAATGTCCAACGTCAGACAGCTACACTTATCAACCAGAATTTAGATTATGTTatcaaataaattcaaataaaatgtcATGGAATAACGCTGCAGACGATTGCAATGAGAAACGAGGACAACTTATTCACATTAGAAATTTAGAAGTAATGCTCTATCTACAAGAAAAATTGA aACAGTGGCCAGACGTGAGCTTTCATTTTGGATTATGTAGAGATATTGATAAGTACCTCTTGGTATGGCAGAATGGAGAAGCACTTACGTTTGGATTCTGGCAGAAGAATAGACCTGACAATTATGGAGGCGATCAGCACTGTGGAGTTTTAACTCATTATA